The stretch of DNA CAGCCTCCTTCGACTGCAGTTCTTTCTCCTTTTGCTTTAAGTCCTACATTTGAAAATAATATACACACGGCATAAGCAATCAAGGACACGCTGTGAAAGAATTCCGTAATCAATTTCAAAATAAATAGTAAAGAATTGACAAGCTCAATTGAAGCACAGGCACCTTCGATGAACCAAGAGGTATGTCCACGGTAGCGCGATCATTATAGAATCCAGCAGGTTCGTGAGGAAGGGGTGGCATCCGAGAATTAGAAGCAGGGGGTACACCTCCTCCCTGCAGAACATCATGCATTCGGTAAATCAGCCAAACAATAGTTAAAAGAGAAAAACTACCAGTTTATTAGAAGCTTATGAACAATCAGATATCCTTGTCAGTGAAAGTTGGCACAGCAATCCGAACTGCTGGTATAGATAACGATCCTTGTATTAAATGGAACACATTCAGCGGCAGCAGATCCATAGACACCCGCCAAACTGCGACTAGCACTGGTCACACTGAACGCCAGTACTAAAACAATATTCAGCCAGCAAAATGGTACGAGGTATTTTTCCATTTTGTCGTATGCGGCATATAATTTGGAAGAGCAAATCGCCCAATTCCAAAGCTCTGCACATCTAGTGAACCGCATCGTTGTAATTAGACAAAATTCATCCCAGTTCAAGTACCGATTTCGTGTCTAAGAATCATTTCTACCCTGAAAAACCCCAAAACAAACACGGAAGAAACCGACACCCGCCGCCCCTCCCGCTCGCGATCGGCCAGCACAACAGGACACGCGTATAAACGCATCCATCCATCGAATCCCTCTCTAGCCCTGAAGGCAGTGATTCGACCAGATCCACCGGAGCACCCAGACCGGCGAAACGAGGGGTTATAGGCGAAAACCCGCAACAAGCAACTCCACCGGCGATCCGGACCAAATTCGACACCGACGCGACCCAGGGAGCCGAAGACAAGGCGGACTGCGGCGCGGGGTACCACGGCGAGGCGGCTAGAAAGTAGAAACGGAGTAGGGGACTCACCGCGAAGGGGTTGACGTCATCCTCGTCGAAGGGGTTGCGGTCGTACCTCCCCGCCATGGCCTCCTCCCTCCCTGGTAGTactactcctcctcctcctcctcctccggaggcgGTGGTGGCGGTTGCGGCTGTGGTCGCGGCGGTTTCTCCGGCGAGGGAAAAGTCCAACGCGGCGGTGGCGGGCGAGGGAGCGAGCGACCAACTGCTTTGGACTTCGGCTTTTTCGACAGACGGGGGGTTATTTACGTGACGCGGTGGGTTTGGAATGTGGATTTGTTGAGGGGGTTTATTTTATACTCCGGCCCTCCTGCCGCCGTGCAAACCTGACTGCCGATGGGTTAGCGCGTACGGGTTCAGTGGCCGACAGGTGGGGCCCGGTGGGGCAAGCGGGACTGGAAGGAAGTGGAAGACTGATTTGTTCTGACATGGCATTCAGGGACAAAAGGGAGCATTAGATGGGGCCTAGCCTAACCCAACATTGCAATGCAGCCTAACCTGGAAACGCCAAGAAATGTTCAGATTTATGTGATTATTTTTTACACAGCACATTAAATTTCTGTGATTATTTTTTACACAGCACATTAAACTTCTCTGATTATTTTTTACAGAGTTGTTGATATTCAACAACTTATTACACAGAATCCCACTTTCTTAGAGCTGAGTTTTAGGAAGGAGGGGGAAAAAACAGCGGGCAGCTGGTGGTAGACTTCCCAATATTGTTTCCTTAGCAGCCAAGTATGAGTTCACATTTTTAGGACGATATTCAAACGAGCAGTCCTAGGCAACCAGCTGGTGATCTCATGCTAAACAAAGGAACGGTCAAACGGCCGTACCGTACCAACCTCTGGAGGAGAGATGGTTGTCTTCAAAACTCCTACCACACGGCTAATGGTGGAGCGAACCAGCACCACAGAAAGCGAAGACCGGACCGAACACAGGAGTAAACTAACAGGCGTTTTTTCCATCCATTCATTCATCTCCACTCCCTCGGTCGTCCGTCCGGGGCTGTCCATGCAGTAAAATGGGGGCTAATTACAGACTGATGAACAGCCAAGCTCTCTCGCTCACTCGCTCACATGTACAACAGGGAACAACAAACAATTACACCACCACCACAACAGGCTACCCCGCCCCGCCACCATATGGCACTTCCATTTTCTGTAACAAAAAGAATGGTATCTACTCTGACGGTGTGAACTTGAGCTTCCGGCTAGTTTCAGAAGACAACCAGGTCTTGCAAAGACATGTTCAGCTCTTGAGCAAGCTGCGCCGACTGGCCGCTCCGCCTGCGCCAACAAGAACAAGAGAAGAAGCAAAATTGCAGACCGTCAGATACGCTTGTTGCTCATCGTAGCGCAACGTTCGCTGGTTGCAGTGGTACACAAAAGAAGCCGAAGAGCACGCATGAAAACAACTAGTGGTGTCTGGTGAAGGGAGGGAGAGGGATTACATCATCAACGGTTGTAGAGCTTGCACAATCTTTTGCAAATGGTTAAAACACCGGGTGCAACGCTGCAACCTGCACATGGCATCACACAAATTGGTTACTGCCCTGGTTATATATATATCTCTAAAGAATATAAAGGCCCCAGCTAGGGTAATATGCTACTGATGGCTGCAGTTCATTCATTTAGGGCAACAGTTTCGGCAAAGCATATGTTCGGGGCCAACTTGCCACCTCGCACCGAGTTCATTTGTAGGCTTGTAGCAACACAAGTTTTTGCAGCATCCCTCTTACTCTTAGCAACACTCAGCTCCCTTCCCCGAGTGAAGTTGAGCATACCTCTGTTCAGCTTGAAGATCTACTCCAACAGGTGAACTACTTGACAATGTTGAATGAATAACCGGTCCAAAAATCTTTATAAGATCCAATAACATCTCCAAAGCAACAATAGCATGCCTGCAAATTTGAGGCAGACGTAATTAGAAGACACAATAATTACTGCTAAACTAACCATTTCCTACAGTAGGATGCCACGCCAATATAAGCATTCATTCACATATTGCAGGATAATTATATGGGTCTGAAAAATAAAGATGATCTTCTGTTTCAACAGTACAGATTTGCAAGATATAGCATTGGCATCTTCTTGGGCATGCATGGGTACATGTGCATCTGTGTTACTATCAGGTGTGCTACCTTTCAGTTTTGCTGTTCAGTAACCCGGCAAGAACAGGCAGAAGGCTTGAGAAAATATCTAGGTTGAAAAGACCAAGTTTTCCCTTGAGAGTACTAACAACATCAGCTTGAACCTGTTCGAATTCAACAATTAGTAGCTAAAAACAATGTGAAGAGCATCATGTACAACCATCATACATCTGAGGAAAAACTTACAGCAATATCAGGCAACTTTGCGACCGCAGCAATTGCTCCTTTGATGCCATTTAGGTTAAAGACATGCCGCATCATCTGAACACATTAGGGTTAGTACTAGTATTATATTGGCAACACTTTACAAGAACACGCTAGCGTTAATTTTTAGGTGACTAATCAACATCACTTTACAAGAACATGTACTCATTCCATACACAGCCTACAAGACGGGAAGGATAACAACCTACATTTATCACATGTCATTCAATCGTAGGCAGATGTTAATGTTAAGCTTTGTACTGAAGAAACTACAGAAAGTTAAGCCAATTTCCCACATCTCCAAGTACATGGATTTCGCCAGATGGGTGTGAATTCTTTTAGGGTGCATGGCATGTATTTTGATTTCTAGTAACCTGCACTGATATTGTCAACctatgtttcaaatttgttgcttCCATATGGGTCATTTCTCAAGCCCCAAGTAAATCAAGCTAAAGTTCATAGAAGAATAACAGAAAACCTGTTGACATCCACAAGCTGCATTAACAAATAAACTTGACAGGGTTTgcaagatttcccatcaacttgTTGGGCGTAAGTTCCCTGGGCTAGTAAGAAACAGATGTTCGCAAGTAAAGAACAGAAGAATCACCTCTAGCTTTGTCAACCGAGATTTTACAACATTTATAAATTCATCATGGTTCCGCACCAAATCGATTGGAGTCGTCATCTCGTCCACTGTTGGCAAGTCCCTTTCATATGTGCGACTTGCTTCTGCCTGTCAATTACAATCACCGCAAACCAAATAAGTTGAACAGCAAAATGAATCACAAACACTAGAGAACATCAAATGATAAAAATATAACAATAGTATAGCCATATTTGTTTGACTTGTATTCTGTACAAAGTTTCTGAAAATACTATAGCTGCAGCCTTCCAGCCACATACTAGCATATTGTAACTCCAGAACACATTAAGTCAGTGACTGCCCCCATATATCTTATATCTGGTTTCTGAACAAATTTCATCATTACTTGTATCTCCAAATGACTAGTAGGGGTTCTGGATTTTACATTATCATAACATGCACAGACAAAGTATGAATGAGTTACTAATTGAGAACCAAATAAGATTATAGTAGGGATTTGATACAGTAACTATGTAAGGAGTTCTTAAACATTAAGCATTTCTTAATACCATTATACTGATGATTCCTAAACATTAAGCATTTCTTAATATCACTATACTGATGATTCATAAGGATAAAATCATATTGAAAGTTAACTACAGTAAAAACATGAAAGCATACCGAACTGGTGGGAGGGCTATCAGCTTTCATTGTATGATCACCACTAGAGCCAGTTGGCGATGAACAATCAATGCTAGAACTCTCTCTCTTTTCAAATCTCTCAACAAGAGACTTAGTTTTTCCTAACGGCACAGCAACTGCAAAAGGAGTTGACAATATCATTAGAAAATTATATTTACGCCAAGTAACCTCAAGCTTCAGCATGGATACAAGATTGCTCTAGATAACATCAgttaacacacacacacacacacctcctCTAACATATTTGACCCTGGCTGTTCCTGTCGTCGAGCACGGTGATTCATATGCTGCTGTAAAAAGAGCTATAATGTTAAATTCCCAAAATGAACAAAAGCGCAGCGCTTGAATGCTTAAGAACAAAGAAAGAGCAATACCCTTGTCATCATTTGACTGCACCGGATGATCAAATGATACTATTCTGTCCATCTTTTCTGCTATTTGTCTAATTTCTCCTTTATCAGtactgtcagattcttctttCTTGTCATTTGGAGTTAGTCCAAAGGAGAACTTTAACCCAGACAAACCCTCCGAGCAAACATCAGGCTCAGCGAGCATGGATTTTACTGAGCTGACACTATCACTAGTACCGCCACTAGGTAAACGTTTTCTCAAGTGCACTGGACTGTAAAAATCATCTGGGACTGCAGTTCTGCCTCCAATTCCTCTATGAATACTGCCTGCTGATTTGTCCTCCAAAATGTCTCTAGGAACAACAACAGGCACAGAAACAGCCTGTGATGTAGTGTAAATATCTTTTACAGCTACCGACTCTGTAGGCGGAGCTTTTTTAGTGATCGAAGAATTAATAGCCATCCCTGTACGAGATAATAATTGGATGTCCCGCTGTCCGAAACTGCGTTCTGCTGTTTTTAAATTTGTGGAAGGACTATCGACGGGCTTCATACGTCGTACTGGAGTAGATGGTTTGACAGATGAATCAGGTCTTCGAGGAATGCTGCTGCTCCTATCTTTCTTTATTTTGTCTGTACTTCCTGGAGTTAAATGTAAGGCCCGAACTCTGCTTTCAGCTGATATCAATAAGACATATTGTCACTATTCAGTGTGGAATACTTAGATAAAGTTAGTCATTTCAGTGCAAACTTAAAAATATATTGATAATTTAAAGCCATACCAATTCCTGACTCCTGGACTTTGTACATGTTTTTTGGATGTGATGTTGCTACAGCACGAATGGGCTTCGTAGTGCTACCATTCGGTTTCACAGGATTATCATCCACAGAATCCACAAGCTCAGCAAAAAAATTTGCTTTCGGCAAAACACCAAGAGCATAGGGTTCAATGAGCTGGGTCAAAAGATAAAAGTTAGGACATACAAACAAAGGTACATATTACATGCAAAGAATGACACTCACTGATATATCAGCAACCCAAACACCAACACGGCGTTCATGGTACGAGCATCCCAACAGTTTTCCTTCGTAAATACTAAGGTCAGCTAAATTGTTCCATCGCATGTCAACAGCATCATGGCATCTTACTGGTTCCCAAGAGAATACCTGAAGATGTCCATGTAGTCAGCAAATGCCATGCAAGCAATATCAATAGAACACATGAAAATCAGACCTACCTTTAAGCTTTGCTCTAATCCGCAGAAAAGGGTTTTTCCATCTGGGTGAAAGACCATAGAACGTACACCAGTATCCTGGAATAAAAGATGCTTGTGAAGTAAATAAATCTATCATAACAGGAAGGTGAATGTGCGCTCACCATGCACGTTTTAATACAGGAACAAAAACAAATGCAGAAGAGCAGTAAGCAACTTCAGTAAATATATAAAAGCATCACTGTAAATAACTCAAACAATCAATCACAGAGAAATGTGAGAAGGGGCATCATCAACCTTTTCAAGTACTTAAAATGGAATACAATATATTTTCCTCAAACTTGTTTCAAGGAATTCCTATGGTGCCAAtttgaaaagaaaaaaagaaatagATGCAGAAATATCAGCCGCAGTGAGCAACTACTGTATTTGGATACCATGCATATTGCATACAACGTAATTGAGGATTCGTAGCTTATGCCTTTATGGTTTAACAATTGACAATGTTCGACTTGCACAAAAATGAAATGGTATAAGAAAATCACTTGCAAGTACCTCGGGTCCGGCAGAACCTATCAATTCAAAAGTCTCAAGATCCCAAAACTTCACAGTTCGATCAGCTGAGCCTGGAAAATAACAGTAAACAGACTGAGAATATACTTCAGCTTTCTAAAACAGTAAAACTTCAGTAGTTATAGTTAGTCTAACAACACACATTTTTCCAAGCCAAAAAGATGTTTCTAACTATATTACACAATTAAAATGGGATTCCTCGGACAATTAGAACTTGTTCTTAGATCATACTAAACAATAAACAATTCTTGATGATTTATGTTGcattacaaaaacaaaatatgctCTCTCAAAAATCTTAACACTTCTAACATTTGGAAGGAAAAGTCAGTACCTGTTGCAAGCAAAAATTCTTGAGGATGAAAATCAATGCATCGGATTTGTCCACTGTGGAACTTGAAATCATGTAAGAGCTTTCCAGCTGTCAGATCCCACACCTTCACAATGTTATCTTCTCCACCGGTGACGATCCATCGCCCATCAGGTGTAAATCGGATTGATTTAATTGCTCCTCTGTGACCCTTGTATGTATGAAGGCATCCTTTTTTCTTTATATCCCAGATCTTGAGATCTGTATCTGAAGAACCAGATGCAAAAAATTCGCCGAATGGATGGAATTCAACAGCAGTGCAACTTGACCTATGCCCAGTGAGAGACCGCACAACTGCATTTCAATTCAAAACAACAACCAGACATCTACTTTCAGCAAAAGCATAGTTTACAGTCTACCAAGACAAGCACTAATGTTATGAAAACACCCTCCCAAAAGACCTTATGCTTTCAGCTGCTATTGAGAACATTAGCTCAGCTGAGAAATTCATAGTGTACTCATGTTTAGTATGATCACCAAAGACATTTGACAAAGATTTCAACGATTCTTGCGTCTATATTACTACATATAAAGTCAAGGCACTCAGCAATTCAAACTCACCCACTCTGAAATATATAAATTTTGTGATGAACACACAAGATACCATATAATGCAATTTCCATGCTCAAAAGCTGGTTACAATGAACAGACAATTTAAAGGAAAAAGAAAGACAGTAGATATAACCCTCTTCTGGGGGCTTTATATAAGCACTAACCACACCTTTAGCTTCTTCCAAGTCCCAGAGCTTGATGGAGCCATTTGATGAGCCAGCAAGCACAAGCACCTCTGCTGTATCAAACTCTACAGCCTCAACCGAGCTTGTGTGGCCCGACAAGCTCTGTGCAAACAACAGACGCCCATTGAAGAACACAACATGAGTCAAATTATCAAATAGCCAAAGAGAACTGTAGTATCATGCTCATAATGTCATAGGGCACAAACCAGGAGAGGAGTCTGCTTGCCAATTGCCCACAGGTTGACGTTGCGGTCACTGCCACCAGTAATGAACACACGGCTCGACTTCTTGCCGATGGCCAAGGACCTCACTTCAGCATCGTGCGCCACAAACTCCTCTAGTTTCAGATTACTGGTTAAGGAGGAGTCAAGTTTGAGAACCACAGATTTTCAAAGCCTTATATTGACTTTCCTGCATATAAAAGTATTAGTTGGCAAGTTGTGCATACTAAATCATCCTTTGACATGACATATAAGTGCCTTATGTTTAGTGAACGTGCAGGTAAGCAGTAAGAACAACCCAATCAACTATACATTACTCATATGTGTTGTTAGGTAAGCTGAAAGGCAAATCACCCCCAACCATTTTTCTAGTTGACATAATTATGCTGTAGTTTGGAAAGTGAGGTGATATGCATGGTAAGGACAAGTGCAGATAAAGCATGTTGCACCGAAAGAAAAAAGACGTTTGTGACTTGATTCCTTACCACAAAATTTCGTCTCAGGAACTATTGAAGTATGGGTTTGAACTGTTCGTTGGTCCTTCAACAATAACTTGGATGTCTTTGATTCCAAGAACTTTAATATGAATTTTGGAGGATTATGCTCCTAAAGAATCTATTCTACAGGGCTTACATAACAACTTTTCCTATGGACCACTATGCAGCCCCAGAGGAAAATTTCCATTGAGCCCAACCACATGGGGAATTTTCCTTTGTGTCTATGACAACTATGAAAAATACACCATCCACATTACTGTTTTTTGACTAAATCATCCTAAGCATGTCAGCATTTGGTCTTTACTCCTATTATTGCTTTTTGTGGGGGAGCATTTGGGATTTCCCATTAGTAATAGCTGCTTGAAAGGCAAAATATAAGGGAGCGTTTGGATCGCTTGCCAGCTTACCTCGCTAGGCAAGGCAATCCTTGCCGACGGAGGCGAGCCGATTTGGCTAGCTCGGTCAACCGAAGAAAAAGCTGGAAACCGCAGGATACGAGGCAGGCTCGCTCGGGAACCAAATCCCTCGCTTCCTTGCTGAGCCAGGCTAAGCCAACGCTTGCCGGATAACCAAACACTCCCTTGATTACCAGGCATTGCCAGCCTAAATTGTGGCAAAAGGGGGGAAGCTACAACGCTCAAGGTTTAGCTTAGTAGTTGCTTCAAGAAATGGGGGTGTTCCTGTAACACCCCTTTctaatcaacggatttggcagcTCTCCTGCCAACATTCCAAAGAGAAATGGCAGAGCCTTCGTTAACGTAGCTTGCCAAGAAAGGGGAAACAAAAGGGGGTAAATCTTTTCTCGCGAAtctatccccccccccccccccccccggttgcTTCGACAAACCGCGAACCAGAAGAGAACGCACGAATTCGCGGGGGAGATATCAATCTCCGTCCGCCGGCCCGCAAATGCCCACCCGGATTACTCGAAGAGACAGTTGCCTCTTGCGGCCCCCGTGAGCTAAATCGAACCAAGAACAGGAGTCGTGAACCAAGAGCAGCTCTCGGAGCGTAAGCAGACAAAAAAAAAAGGATACGGAACTTGTAGCCGCGCTTCTCGGGGTCCATCCCCCCTCCGCCTCTCCCCCGCTCCGGGCCGCCGGCCCCCGGGCGCTGGCCCTGGGGTCGCCGTGCAGTGGACGACGACGAGTAGAGGACGAGTGGAGCAGGGGCGGGAGCGGGGTTGAGAATTTCGGATCCGAGTGGTATGTGGAGGGGGCGAGCGAGACGAGAGCCGCTTCGCCTTTCTCTccccgctctctctctctcccttgcTCGCAGTCGCAGCAGTGAGAAGGATGGGTGTGGAGCGGCGTGGGTGGGTGGGAGAGTGGAGTTTTTGTCGTCCTTTCTCTCTCCTGGGTCCTCCTGCCCCTTCCCCTTGGCTTCGCTTTTGGTCtcgtttcttttcttttttgtacCAAAGCGCAATAAAGGAAAGAGGATCCTCTTCTCGCGTTCGTTGCTGTTGGAAGGGGACGGAAGAGAGACGGCCCAAAAGTTGAAACGAATAAAAACCTCTCTTGCACGGCCTTGCTGTGGAAAGGGATAATCTCCTGACCTTTTATGTTAGCGCATTATTCAATATACTAACTCCGATCCCAAACTAAAACACGACACTTATTTTGAATCACATGGGTAAGAAATACTGACTGGATCGTCTTCAACTCGCGCTTGTTTAGATGAGACCTCTCTGATGTTTTTTCTATTATTCGATGAACTGTTGATCATGTGTGGTATGGTACGTTGCAAAATGCAACATGGAGATCGGTTGACGGTTGCGGCGATAGTATCCTTCGATCGGGTGTTGGCTTCAGTGACATTGGCATGCCAAGATAGTTGCTGCCGATATGTCGTTAAAGAGAGGACCTGAATGGTAGAAGGGTTGCATGGAATGTCATGCCCAAAGAGGATGAAGTTGTGATGGTAAAATAAGATTGGGAGAGAG from Triticum urartu cultivar G1812 chromosome 3, Tu2.1, whole genome shotgun sequence encodes:
- the LOC125544983 gene encoding katanin p80 WD40 repeat-containing subunit B1 homolog KTN80.4-like isoform X2 — protein: MDPEKRGYKFQEFVAHDAEVRSLAIGKKSSRVFITGGSDRNVNLWAIGKQTPLLSLSGHTSSVEAVEFDTAEVLVLAGSSNGSIKLWDLEEAKVVRSLTGHRSSCTAVEFHPFGEFFASGSSDTDLKIWDIKKKGCLHTYKGHRGAIKSIRFTPDGRWIVTGGEDNIVKVWDLTAGKLLHDFKFHSGQIRCIDFHPQEFLLATGSADRTVKFWDLETFELIGSAGPEDTGVRSMVFHPDGKTLFCGLEQSLKVFSWEPVRCHDAVDMRWNNLADLSIYEGKLLGCSYHERRVGVWVADISLIEPYALGVLPKANFFAELVDSVDDNPVKPNGSTTKPIRAVATSHPKNMYKVQESGIAESRVRALHLTPGSTDKIKKDRSSSIPRRPDSSVKPSTPVRRMKPVDSPSTNLKTAERSFGQRDIQLLSRTGMAINSSITKKAPPTESVAVKDIYTTSQAVSVPVVVPRDILEDKSAGSIHRGIGGRTAVPDDFYSPVHLRKRLPSGGTSDSVSSVKSMLAEPDVCSEGLSGLKFSFGLTPNDKKEESDSTDKGEIRQIAEKMDRIVSFDHPVQSNDDKAYESPCSTTGTARVKYVRGVAVPLGKTKSLVERFEKRESSSIDCSSPTGSSGDHTMKADSPPTSSAEASRTYERDLPTVDEMTTPIDLVRNHDEFINVVKSRLTKLEMMRHVFNLNGIKGAIAAVAKLPDIAVQADVVSTLKGKLGLFNLDIFSSLLPVLAGLLNSKTERHAIVALEMLLDLIKIFGPVIHSTLSSSSPVGVDLQAEQRLQRCTRCFNHLQKIVQALQPLMMRSGQSAQLAQELNMSLQDLVVF
- the LOC125544983 gene encoding katanin p80 WD40 repeat-containing subunit B1 homolog KTN80.1-like isoform X1, translated to MDPEKRGYKFQEFVAHDAEVRSLAIGKKSSRVFITGGSDRNVNLWAIGKQTPLLSLSGHTSSVEAVEFDTAEVLVLAGSSNGSIKLWDLEEAKVVRSLTGHRSSCTAVEFHPFGEFFASGSSDTDLKIWDIKKKGCLHTYKGHRGAIKSIRFTPDGRWIVTGGEDNIVKVWDLTAGKLLHDFKFHSGQIRCIDFHPQEFLLATGSADRTVKFWDLETFELIGSAGPEDTGVRSMVFHPDGKTLFCGLEQSLKVFSWEPVRCHDAVDMRWNNLADLSIYEGKLLGCSYHERRVGVWVADISLIEPYALGVLPKANFFAELVDSVDDNPVKPNGSTTKPIRAVATSHPKNMYKVQESGIAESRVRALHLTPGSTDKIKKDRSSSIPRRPDSSVKPSTPVRRMKPVDSPSTNLKTAERSFGQRDIQLLSRTGMAINSSITKKAPPTESVAVKDIYTTSQAVSVPVVVPRDILEDKSAGSIHRGIGGRTAVPDDFYSPVHLRKRLPSGGTSDSVSSVKSMLAEPDVCSEGLSGLKFSFGLTPNDKKEESDSTDKGEIRQIAEKMDRIVSFDHPVQSNDDKAAYESPCSTTGTARVKYVRGVAVPLGKTKSLVERFEKRESSSIDCSSPTGSSGDHTMKADSPPTSSAEASRTYERDLPTVDEMTTPIDLVRNHDEFINVVKSRLTKLEMMRHVFNLNGIKGAIAAVAKLPDIAVQADVVSTLKGKLGLFNLDIFSSLLPVLAGLLNSKTERHAIVALEMLLDLIKIFGPVIHSTLSSSSPVGVDLQAEQRLQRCTRCFNHLQKIVQALQPLMMRSGQSAQLAQELNMSLQDLVVF